The following are from one region of the Bradyrhizobium septentrionale genome:
- a CDS encoding SDR family oxidoreductase encodes MTGWSTADIPRQRGRTAVITGATGGLGYETALALARAGANVVLTGRNGAKGQDALARIRAQLPDAAVIYETLDLASLASVADFAARFAASHDALDLLINNAAVMALPKRQVTSDGFEMQFGTNYLGHYALTAHLLPQLCRGQNTRVVNLSSLAHRTGAINFADLQSQRAYVPWRAYCQSKLAMLMFALELQRRSARNGWGIMSNAAHPGYARTELIPNGPGTDSLSWRLGRYLQPFMSHSAAAGALPTLFAATSPAAEPGGYYGPDWFYELKGPPVPARIMPQARDTVVAEQLWDVSAMLTGVSFDQIATAA; translated from the coding sequence ATGACCGGCTGGAGCACTGCAGACATTCCGCGGCAGCGCGGCAGGACCGCGGTGATAACAGGCGCAACCGGCGGGCTCGGCTACGAGACCGCGCTCGCGCTGGCGCGTGCCGGCGCCAATGTCGTGCTGACCGGCCGCAACGGCGCCAAGGGGCAGGACGCGCTGGCGCGGATCCGCGCGCAGCTTCCCGATGCGGCGGTGATCTATGAGACGCTCGACCTCGCGAGCCTCGCATCGGTCGCCGATTTCGCCGCGCGCTTTGCCGCCAGCCACGATGCGCTCGACCTGTTGATCAACAATGCCGCCGTGATGGCGCTGCCGAAACGCCAGGTCACGTCAGACGGCTTCGAGATGCAGTTCGGCACCAACTATCTCGGCCACTACGCGCTGACCGCACATCTGTTGCCGCAGCTGTGCCGCGGCCAAAACACCCGCGTCGTCAATCTGTCGAGCCTCGCCCACCGCACCGGCGCGATCAACTTCGCCGATCTGCAGTCGCAGCGCGCCTATGTGCCGTGGCGTGCCTACTGCCAGTCGAAGCTTGCGATGCTGATGTTTGCGCTCGAGCTGCAGCGCCGCAGCGCGCGCAATGGCTGGGGGATCATGAGCAATGCCGCGCATCCCGGCTATGCGCGCACCGAGCTGATCCCGAACGGGCCCGGCACCGACAGCCTGTCGTGGCGGCTCGGCCGATATCTGCAGCCCTTCATGAGCCATTCGGCGGCCGCGGGCGCGCTGCCGACGCTGTTCGCGGCGACCTCGCCGGCGGCCGAGCCCGGCGGCTATTACGGGCCCGACTGGTTCTATGAATTGAAGGGACCGCCGGTGCCGGCGCGGATCATGCCGCAGGCCAGGGACACCGTGGTGGCGGAGCAGCTCTGGGATGTCTCGGCGATGCTGACCGGTGTATCGTTCGATCAGATCGCCACCGCCGCCTGA
- a CDS encoding peptidoglycan-binding protein, producing the protein MGRLRCYCFDQSCRATAPRVEPDNQVALPVVVGRSVGQGGANVRNDVLTIQQALNAVGTSQGGPTPRLATDGLVGPLTRAAIGRFQKQNISFVDFRIDPNGPTIQALNRILRASLPILASGSSRSLAPRSGVGQVAPPAPTFTVTDEMMEQMFDDTLPISRACVKSALRTLTAAKVMGTIESPAQTLVRKHFAVLLSDPPPPDFVLIERTFRAIDRELSVAALSPATTFIKFPFTLSFNEMAESRTLALAISNGVTMRGETVQLDRTNGTSATLRADAVVIAPVYFFASSDLQIGTLIHELAHFVGRPDGHPDCIDDPPDRSSSDASLARLPPDRRPRIAEFYALFAFEAHFGRSMFRVLLQF; encoded by the coding sequence ATGGGACGCTTGCGTTGCTACTGTTTTGATCAGAGCTGCCGCGCGACCGCTCCCCGCGTCGAACCGGATAATCAGGTCGCCTTGCCCGTCGTGGTCGGCCGTTCCGTGGGGCAGGGCGGGGCCAACGTCCGCAACGATGTTCTCACCATCCAGCAGGCACTGAATGCGGTCGGCACCAGTCAGGGCGGCCCGACGCCACGCCTCGCAACGGATGGCTTGGTGGGCCCGTTGACGCGCGCGGCGATCGGCAGGTTCCAGAAGCAGAACATCAGTTTCGTCGATTTCCGCATCGACCCGAACGGGCCGACGATTCAGGCGCTCAATCGCATTTTACGCGCCTCGTTGCCAATCCTGGCGAGCGGATCATCGAGATCGCTTGCGCCCCGCAGCGGTGTCGGCCAGGTTGCGCCGCCGGCACCGACCTTCACCGTCACGGATGAGATGATGGAGCAGATGTTCGATGACACCTTGCCCATCTCGCGGGCCTGCGTGAAGAGCGCGCTGCGCACGCTGACCGCGGCGAAAGTAATGGGCACAATCGAATCTCCGGCCCAGACGCTCGTGCGCAAGCACTTCGCGGTTCTGCTCAGCGATCCGCCGCCGCCGGATTTTGTGCTGATCGAGCGCACCTTTCGCGCCATCGATCGCGAGCTGTCGGTCGCCGCCCTGAGTCCCGCTACGACTTTCATTAAGTTCCCGTTTACGCTCTCCTTTAACGAGATGGCGGAATCCCGCACGCTGGCGCTCGCGATTTCGAACGGCGTCACCATGCGCGGCGAGACCGTTCAGCTCGACCGGACGAATGGCACATCCGCCACGCTGCGGGCGGATGCGGTGGTGATCGCGCCGGTCTATTTCTTCGCGTCGAGCGACCTGCAGATCGGCACGCTCATCCACGAACTCGCGCATTTCGTGGGGCGGCCGGATGGCCATCCCGATTGCATCGACGATCCGCCGGACAGGTCATCGAGCGATGCCTCCCTCGCACGGTTGCCGCCGGATAGGCGGCCGCGCATCGCGGAGTTCTACGCGCTGTTCGCCTTCGAGGCACATTTCGGACGCAGCATGTTCCGCGTGCTACTCCAGTTCTGA
- a CDS encoding MBL fold metallo-hydrolase, translated as MHTRTDSLPSSAEALRYPWENHPGHDQVVELAPGVLWARLKLPFRLNHVNVYLLADGDGWTMVDAGFGNEESIAAWTTLFEGPLKHVKVTRLIVTHSHPDHVGLAGWITERFGCPLFMSQVEYLQSVYHQNRGTEERRNAQRLFFRRHGMDEDLTEKLLGRGQDYLKRVSVLPPSYHRLTHGDEVVIGTRRFKVITGGGHALDQVMLYCAADKLFLSADQVLSKISPNVSVWAVEPEQNSLGEYLASLASLTTTLPYDVMVLPGHGVPFYGLKTRIKQLADHHEERCRLIAEACREVPQTSKELVPVVFHKHVLDEHQMGFAAGELVAHVNYMLVEGRLTAEMAADGMLRFRTT; from the coding sequence ATGCATACGAGGACCGACAGCCTGCCCTCCTCGGCGGAGGCATTGCGATACCCCTGGGAGAACCATCCCGGCCACGATCAGGTCGTGGAGCTCGCCCCCGGCGTGCTGTGGGCGCGGCTGAAGCTGCCGTTCCGCCTCAACCATGTGAACGTCTATCTGCTCGCCGACGGCGACGGCTGGACCATGGTGGATGCCGGCTTCGGCAATGAGGAATCGATCGCGGCCTGGACCACGCTGTTCGAGGGACCGCTGAAGCACGTCAAGGTCACGCGGCTGATCGTGACCCATTCCCACCCCGACCATGTCGGTCTCGCCGGCTGGATCACCGAGCGCTTCGGCTGCCCGCTGTTCATGTCGCAGGTGGAGTATCTGCAGTCGGTCTATCACCAAAACCGCGGCACCGAGGAACGGCGCAACGCGCAGCGGCTGTTCTTCCGCCGCCACGGCATGGACGAGGACCTGACCGAAAAACTGCTCGGCCGCGGCCAGGACTATCTGAAGCGCGTCTCGGTGCTGCCACCGTCCTATCACCGCCTCACCCATGGCGACGAGGTCGTGATCGGCACACGGCGCTTCAAGGTGATCACCGGCGGCGGACACGCGCTCGACCAGGTGATGCTGTACTGCGCGGCCGACAAATTATTCCTGTCCGCCGACCAGGTGCTGAGCAAGATCTCGCCCAATGTCAGCGTCTGGGCCGTCGAGCCCGAGCAGAATTCGCTCGGCGAATATCTGGCATCGCTGGCGAGCCTGACCACCACCCTGCCCTATGACGTGATGGTGCTGCCCGGCCACGGCGTGCCGTTCTACGGGCTGAAGACCCGGATCAAGCAGCTCGCCGATCACCATGAGGAGCGCTGCCGGCTGATCGCCGAGGCCTGCCGCGAGGTGCCGCAGACCTCCAAGGAGCTGGTGCCCGTGGTGTTCCACAAGCACGTGCTGGACGAGCACCAGATGGGTTTTGCCGCCGGCGAACTGGTTGCCCATGTCAACTACATGCTGGTCGAAGGCCGGCTGACGGCCGAGATGGCCGCCGACGGCATGCTGCGCTTCAGGACGACCTGA
- a CDS encoding DUF2948 family protein gives MSPPAPLKLIALDADDLAVISAHVQDARVQPADIVWRQDEKRLVVGLNRLDWEQTLSGGACSRRLIAALRFDRVLACKSRNIDLEAPEATLELLGIEFHASDPPGGSALLMFGQGAALRLDVECLECELTDLGTDDLGVAAG, from the coding sequence ATGTCCCCACCTGCTCCCCTGAAACTGATCGCCCTCGATGCCGATGACCTCGCGGTCATCTCCGCCCACGTGCAGGACGCCCGCGTCCAGCCCGCCGACATCGTCTGGCGCCAGGACGAGAAACGCCTGGTGGTCGGGTTGAACCGGCTGGACTGGGAGCAGACCCTGTCCGGCGGCGCCTGCTCGCGCCGGCTGATCGCCGCGCTCAGGTTCGACCGGGTGCTGGCATGCAAGTCGCGCAATATCGACCTGGAGGCCCCGGAGGCCACCCTGGAACTGCTCGGAATCGAATTCCATGCCTCCGACCCGCCGGGCGGCAGCGCGCTCCTGATGTTCGGGCAAGGCGCGGCGCTGCGGCTCGATGTCGAGTGCCTGGAGTGCGAATTGACCGATCTCGGCACGGATGATCTCGGGGTGGCGGCGGGGTAA
- a CDS encoding methyl-accepting chemotaxis protein, with product MAFRFKLGKLNLKRIGLPQMGVRGSLFAAFAVIAGMALVISAGAGIVLHQLGGTMTDLSGRDIPRLAASLQLSAQSASLAAQGPGLLAVQTEDALNDRTKKVKEVAQATRAKLGEIIELGADKSVVSALQENVKNTDEATNSLISAARERLEVGALRDKQYSALRKAQTAFVSAASPAMLDAQTRLNAILGAADVSADDATEAARTVGQISNVLAAGNLMAADMTAALSANSSETLDAIEAEFKNGRERIKSNLEDLPNNPAIVAVRDTAERLLVLGEGKTGVFKIRQKELDAIDYGQTILEETRKLNVGLGISVQQLVEAVQKETDSSTFQARQQISLATMVMIALGALTLVGSFLFVWLYVGRNILRRIRGLQRSMQLLSDGDLDTEIPQSRQRDEIAVMADALQVFRESMIEGRELTANQNKDRTAKAERTTRMEAQIVTFESNVRSALGSLQTAANSMQSTAQSMSATADQSSALVNAVASAAEETSVNVQTVSAGTEELSSSISEIGRQVVTSAEIARKAVEEASATDSTMQGLADNAARISVVVDLIQTIASQTNLLALNATIEAARAGEAGRGFAVVASEVKNLASQTAKATEEIRQQIVSMQEVTTTAVTAIRNISSTIGEINDVTTAIAAAVEEQGAATREIARNIQHAAGGTSEVSSNIVGVSTASAEAGAAAGEVLSASDALRREADVLRSEIDGFLSNIRAA from the coding sequence ATGGCGTTTCGGTTCAAGCTCGGCAAACTCAATCTCAAGCGCATCGGCCTGCCGCAGATGGGCGTCAGGGGCAGCCTGTTCGCGGCATTCGCCGTGATCGCGGGCATGGCGCTTGTGATCAGCGCAGGCGCCGGCATCGTGCTGCATCAGCTCGGCGGCACCATGACCGATCTCAGCGGGCGCGACATTCCGCGGCTTGCCGCAAGCCTGCAACTGTCAGCGCAGAGCGCCTCGCTCGCGGCCCAAGGTCCCGGCCTGCTCGCCGTGCAGACCGAAGATGCACTCAACGATCGCACCAAGAAGGTGAAGGAGGTCGCGCAGGCGACCCGCGCCAAGCTCGGCGAGATCATCGAGCTCGGCGCCGACAAATCCGTCGTCAGCGCGCTGCAGGAGAACGTCAAGAACACCGACGAGGCCACCAACAGCCTGATCTCGGCGGCGCGCGAGCGGCTCGAGGTCGGCGCTCTGCGCGACAAGCAGTACAGTGCGCTGCGCAAGGCGCAGACGGCATTCGTCTCCGCCGCGAGCCCCGCGATGCTCGACGCGCAGACGAGACTCAACGCCATCCTCGGCGCGGCCGACGTGTCCGCCGATGATGCCACCGAGGCGGCCCGAACCGTCGGCCAGATCAGCAACGTGCTCGCCGCCGGCAATCTGATGGCCGCCGACATGACCGCCGCGCTGTCGGCCAATTCCAGCGAGACGCTCGATGCGATCGAGGCCGAGTTCAAGAACGGGCGCGAACGCATCAAGTCCAACCTCGAGGACCTGCCGAACAATCCGGCGATCGTCGCGGTGCGCGACACGGCCGAGAGGCTGCTCGTGCTCGGCGAAGGCAAGACCGGCGTGTTCAAGATCCGCCAGAAGGAGCTCGACGCGATCGATTACGGCCAGACCATTTTGGAAGAAACGCGCAAGCTTAATGTCGGGCTTGGCATCAGCGTGCAGCAGCTGGTCGAGGCCGTGCAGAAGGAGACCGACAGCTCGACCTTCCAGGCGCGGCAGCAGATCTCGCTCGCGACCATGGTGATGATCGCGCTCGGCGCGCTGACGCTGGTCGGCTCGTTCCTGTTCGTCTGGCTCTATGTCGGGCGCAACATCCTGCGCCGCATCCGCGGCCTGCAGCGTTCGATGCAGCTGTTGTCCGACGGCGACCTCGACACCGAGATCCCGCAGAGCCGGCAGCGCGACGAGATCGCGGTCATGGCCGACGCGCTGCAGGTGTTCCGCGAGAGCATGATCGAGGGCCGCGAGCTCACGGCAAACCAGAACAAGGACCGCACCGCCAAGGCGGAGCGCACCACGCGCATGGAAGCGCAGATCGTCACCTTCGAGTCCAATGTCCGCAGCGCGCTCGGCAGCCTGCAGACCGCGGCGAACTCGATGCAGTCGACCGCGCAGAGCATGTCGGCGACCGCCGACCAGTCGAGCGCATTGGTCAATGCAGTGGCCTCGGCCGCGGAGGAGACCTCGGTCAACGTGCAGACGGTGTCGGCCGGCACCGAGGAGCTGTCGTCGTCGATCTCGGAGATCGGCCGCCAGGTCGTCACCTCGGCGGAGATCGCCCGCAAGGCGGTGGAGGAAGCCAGCGCCACCGACAGCACGATGCAGGGCCTTGCCGACAACGCCGCGCGGATCAGCGTCGTGGTCGACCTGATCCAGACCATCGCCTCGCAGACCAACCTCCTGGCGCTCAACGCCACCATCGAGGCGGCGCGCGCCGGCGAGGCCGGCCGCGGCTTTGCCGTGGTCGCCTCCGAGGTCAAGAACCTGGCGAGCCAGACCGCCAAGGCGACCGAGGAAATCCGCCAGCAGATCGTCAGCATGCAGGAGGTGACGACCACGGCTGTTACCGCGATCCGCAACATCTCGAGCACGATCGGCGAGATCAACGACGTCACCACCGCGATCGCCGCCGCCGTCGAGGAACAGGGCGCGGCGACCCGCGAGATCGCCCGCAACATCCAGCACGCCGCCGGCGGCACCAGCGAGGTGTCGAGCAACATCGTCGGCGTCTCGACCGCCTCGGCCGAAGCCGGCGCCGCCGCCGGCGAGGTCCTGAGCGCCTCCGACGCGCTGCGCCGCGAGGCCGACGTGCTGCGCTCGGAGATCGACGGTTTCCTGTCGAACATCCGCGCGGCGTAA
- a CDS encoding UBP-type zinc finger domain-containing protein yields the protein MSKSCTHIASIQDVTPSALGCEECLKSGSRWLHLRICRSCGHVGCCDDSPNRHATAHFHATGHPVIEGYDPPEGWGWCYVDEVLFDLSKRKTPHNGPIPRYD from the coding sequence ATGTCAAAAAGCTGCACCCACATCGCCAGCATCCAGGACGTCACGCCGAGCGCGCTCGGCTGCGAGGAATGCCTGAAGAGCGGCAGCCGCTGGCTGCATTTGCGGATCTGCCGGAGCTGCGGCCATGTCGGCTGCTGCGATGACTCGCCGAACCGGCATGCCACCGCGCATTTCCACGCCACCGGCCATCCCGTGATCGAGGGCTACGATCCGCCGGAAGGCTGGGGCTGGTGCTATGTCGACGAGGTGCTGTTCGACCTGTCGAAGCGCAAGACGCCGCATAACGGGCCGATCCCGCGCTATGATTGA
- a CDS encoding epimerase yields the protein MKIILFGATGMVGQGVLRECLLDPGVERVLAVGRSPTGQRDAKLVELTCDNFIDYSAIEPQLTGYDACFFCLGVSSIGTDEARYRHLTYDVTLAAATALARLNPGMVFTYVTGRGTDSTEQGSLMWARVKGKTENDLLKLPFKAAYMFRPAGIQPLHGVRSKTPWVQAIYLATSPLLSLLVRLAPGHMTTSEQLGRAMLKVARDGYPRPVLESEDINSL from the coding sequence ATGAAAATCATCCTGTTCGGCGCGACCGGCATGGTCGGGCAGGGCGTGCTGCGCGAATGCCTGCTCGATCCCGGCGTCGAGCGGGTGCTCGCGGTCGGGCGCAGCCCGACCGGGCAGCGCGATGCCAAGCTCGTCGAGCTGACCTGCGACAATTTCATCGATTACAGCGCGATCGAGCCGCAGCTGACCGGCTATGACGCCTGCTTCTTCTGCCTCGGCGTCTCCTCGATCGGCACGGACGAGGCGCGTTACCGCCATCTCACCTACGACGTCACGCTGGCCGCGGCGACGGCGCTGGCGCGGCTCAATCCGGGCATGGTGTTCACCTATGTCACCGGGCGCGGCACCGATTCCACCGAGCAAGGCTCGCTGATGTGGGCGCGGGTCAAGGGCAAGACCGAGAACGACCTGCTCAAGCTGCCGTTCAAGGCCGCCTACATGTTCCGCCCCGCCGGCATCCAGCCGCTGCACGGCGTGCGCTCCAAGACACCCTGGGTGCAGGCGATCTATCTCGCGACCTCGCCGCTGCTGTCGCTTCTGGTCCGGCTTGCCCCCGGCCATATGACCACGTCGGAACAACTCGGCCGCGCCATGCTCAAGGTGGCCCGCGACGGCTACCCCCGGCCGGTGCTGGAGAGCGAGGACATCAACAGCCTCTGA
- a CDS encoding FAD-dependent oxidoreductase — protein sequence MAVDETTIDRLNATAYAFPRHEQTFPTLTAHEIERMRRFGEPRSFGDGEALFETGKPGPGMFVVLSGSIAITQRDGLGHVTPVIDQGPGQFLAEIGQLSGRPALVDGHADGVVETLLLPPERLRALLVAEADLGERIMRALILRRVSLIQGGAGGPVLIGPASVGNMAQLQNFLARNGQPHHFLDPETDKDAADLVARYSPTRAELPLVVCPNGTVLRNPSETALAMALGMIGNSAHDKLYDVAVVGSGPAGLATAVYAASEGLSVAVFDSRAFGGQAGASMRIENYLGFPTGISGQALAGRAFNQAQKFGAEMLIPVSIKSLDCTKASGAFALATGCGHTLRARSVVVASGARYRRPAIDNLESYEGRGVWYWASPIEARLCANQDVVLVGGGNSAGQAAVFLSAHARRVNMMIRGGGLGASMSRYLIERIEATPNIELMFNTEVIGLEGAETLERVRWRSRLAPDEFTMDIRNLFLFVGADPATGWLEGCGVLVDRGGFVMTGVQSGEGARAVPLLETTVPGVFAVGDVRSGSVKRVGGAIGEGAQVVAALHGYLADDGSPSL from the coding sequence ATGGCTGTAGACGAGACGACGATCGATCGGCTGAACGCAACCGCCTACGCCTTCCCGCGCCATGAGCAGACCTTTCCGACCCTGACGGCGCATGAGATCGAGCGGATGCGCCGCTTCGGCGAGCCGCGGTCGTTTGGGGACGGCGAGGCGCTGTTCGAGACCGGCAAGCCGGGGCCCGGCATGTTCGTGGTGCTGTCGGGCAGCATCGCGATCACCCAGCGCGATGGCCTCGGCCATGTCACGCCTGTGATCGACCAGGGGCCCGGTCAATTCCTCGCCGAGATCGGCCAGCTTTCCGGCCGACCTGCGCTGGTCGACGGCCATGCCGACGGCGTTGTCGAGACCTTGTTGCTGCCGCCCGAGCGATTGCGCGCGCTGCTGGTCGCCGAGGCCGACCTCGGCGAGCGCATCATGCGCGCGCTGATCCTGCGCCGGGTCAGCTTGATCCAGGGCGGCGCCGGCGGGCCGGTGCTGATCGGCCCTGCGTCCGTCGGCAACATGGCGCAGCTGCAGAATTTCCTGGCGCGCAACGGCCAGCCGCACCACTTCCTCGACCCCGAGACGGACAAGGACGCCGCCGACCTCGTCGCGCGCTATTCGCCGACGCGCGCCGAGCTGCCGCTGGTGGTCTGTCCGAACGGCACGGTGCTGCGCAATCCGTCCGAGACCGCGCTTGCGATGGCGCTCGGCATGATCGGCAACAGCGCGCATGACAAGCTCTACGATGTCGCCGTGGTCGGCAGCGGCCCGGCCGGGCTTGCCACCGCGGTCTATGCGGCCTCGGAAGGGTTGTCGGTCGCGGTGTTCGATTCCCGTGCCTTCGGCGGCCAGGCCGGCGCCAGCATGCGGATCGAAAACTATCTGGGTTTCCCGACCGGCATCTCCGGCCAGGCGCTCGCCGGGCGCGCCTTCAACCAGGCGCAGAAATTCGGCGCCGAGATGCTGATCCCGGTCTCCATCAAATCGCTCGACTGCACGAAGGCGTCGGGCGCGTTCGCGCTCGCCACCGGATGCGGGCACACGTTGCGCGCCAGGTCGGTGGTGGTGGCGAGCGGCGCGCGCTATCGCCGGCCTGCGATCGACAATCTCGAGAGCTATGAGGGCCGCGGCGTCTGGTACTGGGCCTCGCCGATCGAGGCGCGGCTCTGTGCCAACCAGGACGTCGTGCTGGTCGGCGGCGGCAACTCCGCAGGCCAGGCGGCGGTGTTCCTGTCGGCGCATGCCCGCAGGGTCAACATGATGATCCGCGGCGGCGGGCTCGGGGCCAGCATGTCGCGCTACCTGATCGAGCGCATCGAGGCGACGCCGAACATCGAACTGATGTTCAACACCGAGGTGATCGGGCTCGAAGGCGCGGAGACGCTGGAGCGCGTGCGCTGGCGCAGCCGGCTCGCGCCCGACGAGTTCACCATGGATATCCGCAATCTGTTTTTGTTCGTCGGCGCCGATCCGGCCACCGGCTGGCTCGAGGGTTGCGGGGTGCTGGTGGACCGCGGCGGCTTCGTGATGACCGGCGTGCAGAGCGGCGAGGGCGCGCGCGCCGTGCCGCTGCTCGAGACCACGGTGCCCGGCGTGTTCGCGGTCGGCGACGTCCGCTCCGGATCGGTCAAGCGCGTCGGCGGCGCGATCGGCGAGGGCGCCCAGGTCGTCGCCGCCCTGCACGGCTATCTCGCCGATGATGGCAGTCCGTCGCTGTGA
- a CDS encoding alpha/beta fold hydrolase → MPTITTKDGVDIFYKDWGSGQPIVFSHGWPLSSDDWDAQMLFFVGHGFRVVAHDRRGHGRSAQVGDGHDMDHYADDLASVTAHLDLRNAVHVGHSTGGGEVVHYIARHGESRVAKAAILSAVPPLMLQTADNPGGLPKSVFDGLQAQLAANRSQFYRDLPAGPFYGYNRPGAKPSEAVIQNWWRQGMMGGAKAHYDGIVAFSQTDFTEDLKKINVPVLVMHGDDDQIVPYADSGPLSAKLLKNGTLKTYKGFPHGMPTTEAETINKDLLAFIRG, encoded by the coding sequence ATGCCCACTATCACCACCAAAGACGGCGTCGACATCTTCTACAAGGATTGGGGTTCGGGCCAGCCGATCGTGTTCAGCCATGGCTGGCCGTTGTCGTCGGACGATTGGGACGCGCAGATGCTGTTCTTCGTGGGTCACGGCTTTCGCGTCGTTGCCCATGACCGCCGCGGCCACGGCCGCTCCGCCCAGGTCGGCGACGGCCATGACATGGACCATTATGCCGACGACCTCGCTTCCGTCACCGCGCATCTCGATTTGAGGAACGCGGTCCACGTCGGCCATTCCACCGGCGGCGGCGAGGTCGTGCACTACATCGCGCGTCACGGCGAGAGCCGGGTGGCGAAGGCGGCGATCCTGAGCGCGGTGCCGCCTCTGATGCTGCAGACGGCTGACAATCCCGGCGGCCTGCCGAAGTCGGTGTTCGACGGCCTGCAGGCGCAACTTGCAGCCAATCGCTCGCAGTTCTACCGAGATTTGCCGGCCGGGCCGTTCTATGGCTACAACCGGCCCGGCGCAAAGCCGTCGGAGGCCGTGATCCAGAACTGGTGGCGGCAGGGCATGATGGGCGGCGCCAAGGCGCATTACGACGGCATCGTCGCGTTCTCGCAGACCGATTTCACCGAGGACCTGAAGAAGATCAACGTCCCGGTGCTGGTGATGCATGGCGACGACGACCAGATCGTGCCCTACGCCGACTCCGGCCCGCTCTCGGCCAAGCTTTTGAAGAACGGTACGCTGAAGACCTACAAGGGCTTTCCGCACGGCATGCCGACGACGGAAGCCGAGACCATCAACAAGGACCTGCTGGCGTTCATCAGGGGGTGA
- a CDS encoding outer membrane protein, giving the protein MKKILLATAAAVAALSATAQAADLNRGYYQKAPAPVYAAPLYNWTGFYLGGHLGGVFSQNNTFNGLALSDSSARFMGGVQGGYDWQLSPMWVIGLEGQYSWVGNHQLNAIFPGGYVYNNNQRGIASITGRVGYTWGPGLIYVKGGYAYSDNNETVTLGGAPVGFALTDNHSNGWTIGGGAEYMFAPNWSAKVEYQYYDFGDSRFTAPAALVPFGSFHNDEHTVKAGLNYRFNLGNLGGPGYARY; this is encoded by the coding sequence ATGAAGAAGATCCTGCTTGCAACCGCAGCCGCTGTCGCAGCCTTGAGCGCGACCGCTCAGGCGGCCGACCTCAACCGCGGCTATTATCAGAAGGCGCCCGCGCCCGTTTACGCCGCTCCGCTCTACAACTGGACCGGCTTCTATCTCGGCGGCCATCTCGGCGGCGTGTTCTCACAGAACAACACATTCAACGGCCTCGCGCTGTCGGACTCCAGCGCCCGCTTCATGGGCGGCGTGCAGGGCGGCTACGACTGGCAGCTGTCGCCGATGTGGGTGATCGGCCTTGAAGGCCAGTATTCCTGGGTCGGCAACCACCAGCTCAACGCGATCTTCCCGGGCGGCTATGTCTACAACAACAACCAGCGCGGCATCGCATCGATCACCGGCCGCGTCGGCTACACCTGGGGCCCGGGCCTGATCTATGTGAAGGGCGGGTACGCCTATTCCGACAACAACGAGACGGTGACGCTGGGCGGCGCGCCGGTCGGCTTCGCGCTCACCGACAACCACAGCAACGGCTGGACGATCGGCGGCGGCGCCGAATACATGTTCGCGCCGAACTGGTCGGCCAAGGTCGAGTACCAGTACTACGACTTCGGCGACAGCCGCTTCACCGCGCCGGCCGCGCTGGTGCCGTTCGGCAGCTTCCACAATGACGAGCACACCGTGAAGGCCGGGCTCAACTACCGCTTCAATCTCGGCAACCTCGGCGGCCCCGGCTACGCGCGCTACTGA
- a CDS encoding TetR family transcriptional regulator: protein MKRPAPARKSAKPRQSNGNSAPPTATSGLRARKRRETRERLTRAAMALFLERGFEATTLDDIVAAADISRRTFFHYFASKEDVVFAWQEDGSTALIAAVAARPATESMLQAAENAIAEMVLQLDPREAVALARLKRDNPALQARDQVKYEKLERELAEALLKRAGNKADRMKARLVAMITTGAMRVGGDLWAADGAREKPELLAKRIFAAIRAIFE, encoded by the coding sequence TTGAAGCGCCCTGCGCCCGCGCGCAAATCTGCCAAGCCGCGGCAATCCAACGGGAATTCGGCGCCGCCCACGGCGACGTCCGGCCTGCGCGCGCGCAAGCGGCGGGAAACACGGGAACGGCTGACCCGGGCGGCGATGGCGCTGTTTCTCGAGCGCGGCTTCGAGGCGACCACGCTCGACGACATCGTCGCCGCAGCCGATATCTCGCGCCGCACCTTCTTTCACTATTTCGCGTCGAAGGAAGACGTCGTGTTCGCCTGGCAGGAGGACGGCAGCACGGCGCTGATCGCAGCGGTCGCGGCCCGTCCGGCCACCGAATCCATGCTGCAGGCCGCGGAGAATGCGATCGCCGAAATGGTGCTGCAACTCGATCCGCGCGAGGCGGTCGCACTGGCAAGACTCAAGCGCGACAATCCGGCACTGCAGGCCCGCGATCAGGTGAAGTACGAGAAGCTCGAGCGCGAGCTCGCCGAGGCCTTGCTCAAGCGCGCCGGCAACAAGGCCGACCGGATGAAGGCCCGGCTCGTCGCGATGATCACCACCGGCGCGATGCGCGTCGGCGGCGATCTCTGGGCAGCCGACGGCGCCCGCGAGAAGCCGGAGCTGCTCGCCAAGCGAATCTTCGCCGCGATCCGCGCGATTTTCGAGTGA